The following proteins come from a genomic window of Deinococcus seoulensis:
- a CDS encoding alginate O-acetyltransferase AlgX-related protein has product MTTTPPTLNTADSARPAPRGRALIAGQLRDAARLPRPLLLTGATFLLLISAGLIAAARAALTPDPHHPVPLSGEALRSGETFHALEAHLDANLPGRDALIATANTARYLTVRGGTDEVRQGRDGWLFLTSELAAHPQAQRHLTARADLTARLSRDLAARGVTLLVAVSPNKTRVEAAHLPGGALPGWVDARQYETYQAMLRARGVATADLMTPMLRAVTRTPQYYRTDTHWNQDGARTAAQATAQAVRTLAADLPAATFTTTRAPETARPGDLLKLMGLQHVPDALRPHADREATETTLGGGGGLLGEAPQVMLAGSSYGLRGNYAGALQEALGSAVLNVSTEGAHFSGSIRPALQDPAFLDSPPRVLIWEIPQRFLPLPLDSEDQHPFKVP; this is encoded by the coding sequence GTGACGACCACTCCCCCCACCCTCAACACGGCCGACAGCGCCCGCCCGGCCCCCCGCGGACGCGCCCTGATCGCCGGGCAGCTGCGCGACGCGGCCCGGCTGCCGCGCCCGCTGCTGCTGACCGGCGCCACGTTCCTGCTGCTGATCTCCGCCGGGCTGATCGCCGCCGCGCGCGCCGCCCTGACGCCCGACCCGCACCACCCGGTGCCGCTGAGCGGCGAGGCGCTGCGCAGCGGCGAGACCTTCCACGCGCTCGAAGCGCACCTGGACGCCAACCTGCCCGGACGGGACGCGCTGATCGCCACGGCGAACACCGCGAGGTACCTGACGGTGCGGGGCGGCACGGACGAGGTCCGCCAGGGACGGGACGGCTGGCTGTTCCTGACCTCGGAACTCGCGGCGCACCCGCAGGCGCAGCGGCACCTCACGGCCCGTGCGGACCTGACCGCGCGGCTGTCACGGGACCTCGCGGCGCGCGGCGTGACCCTGCTGGTCGCCGTGAGCCCCAACAAAACCCGCGTGGAGGCCGCGCACCTGCCCGGCGGCGCGCTGCCCGGCTGGGTGGACGCCCGGCAGTACGAGACGTACCAGGCGATGCTGCGCGCGCGGGGCGTGGCGACCGCCGACCTGATGACCCCCATGCTGCGCGCCGTCACGCGGACCCCGCAGTACTACCGCACCGACACCCACTGGAATCAGGACGGCGCCCGCACCGCCGCGCAGGCCACCGCGCAGGCCGTCCGGACCCTCGCGGCCGACCTGCCCGCCGCGACCTTCACCACCACCCGCGCGCCCGAAACGGCCCGCCCCGGCGACCTCCTGAAGCTGATGGGCCTCCAGCACGTCCCGGACGCCCTGCGCCCCCACGCGGACCGCGAGGCGACCGAAACCACCCTCGGCGGCGGCGGCGGCCTGCTCGGCGAGGCCCCGCAGGTCATGCTGGCCGGCAGCAGTTACGGCCTGCGCGGCAATTACGCCGGGGCGCTGCAGGAAGCGCTGGGCAGCGCCGTCCTGAACGTCAGCACCGAAGGCGCGCACTTCAGCGGCAGCATCCGCCCCGCCCTGCAAGACCCTGCCTTCCTGGACAGCCCGCCCCGCGTGCTGATCTGGGAGATCCCGCAGCGCTTCCTGCCACTTCCACTGGACTCCGAAGACCAGCACCCGTTCAAGGTGCCCTGA
- a CDS encoding MbnP family protein, translated as MRTLIRLTALTAALTGTSLAAPFALNLNVMNGDQPFTGQVTTQAGQVIDTTLWQVYISNVALVKDDGTELPVPGLTLLKLGGSAGWQNVPVLKGDVPAGTYRGVRFDVGVPRALNHLDASTQQAPLGLDVGMFWAWNPGYIFSRFEGRAQVGGQTRDVALHVGADTRRLTVSLGDVMKPGTIQVKDGGAPVTVNLNAARMVAAGVGTEKFDLSAAKYTQVHGGPVADQLYLNLGTAFSLAGAAPAAGMSMPGHK; from the coding sequence ATGCGCACCCTGATCCGACTGACGGCCCTGACCGCCGCCCTGACCGGCACCTCGCTCGCCGCGCCCTTCGCCCTGAACCTGAACGTCATGAACGGCGACCAGCCCTTCACCGGACAGGTCACCACCCAGGCCGGGCAGGTGATCGACACCACCCTCTGGCAGGTGTACATCAGCAATGTCGCCCTCGTGAAAGACGACGGCACCGAACTGCCCGTGCCCGGCCTGACCCTCCTGAAACTCGGCGGCAGCGCCGGGTGGCAGAACGTCCCGGTCCTGAAGGGCGACGTGCCCGCCGGAACGTACCGGGGCGTGCGCTTCGACGTGGGCGTCCCCCGCGCCCTGAACCACCTGGACGCCAGCACCCAGCAGGCCCCGCTGGGCCTGGACGTCGGCATGTTCTGGGCGTGGAATCCCGGGTACATCTTCAGCCGCTTCGAAGGCAGGGCGCAGGTGGGCGGCCAGACCCGCGACGTGGCGCTGCACGTGGGCGCCGATACCCGCCGCCTGACCGTGAGCCTGGGCGACGTGATGAAACCCGGCACGATTCAGGTGAAGGACGGCGGCGCGCCCGTGACCGTCAACCTGAACGCCGCGCGGATGGTCGCTGCCGGAGTGGGCACCGAGAAGTTCGACCTGAGCGCCGCGAAGTACACGCAGGTGCACGGCGGCCCGGTCGCCGATCAGCTGTACCTGAATCTGGGAACGGCGTTCAGCCTGGCGGGCGCCGCACCCGCCGCCGGCATGAGCATGCCCGGCCACAAGTAA
- a CDS encoding DUF1775 domain-containing protein, which yields MKTLIRSTLTLTAAVLISVAGAHATVRTEAGLTESAASKSETYRLNVPTEKEISTTQIRLVVPAGVAISRFQVTPGFTRTVTRNADGLVTEVVWKGRVAPMEYARFFFQAKNPAAAGELVWKIYQTYSDGSVVAWDDADPARGPASKTTVK from the coding sequence ATGAAGACCCTGATCCGTTCCACCCTCACCCTGACCGCCGCCGTCCTGATCTCCGTGGCGGGCGCGCACGCGACTGTGCGGACCGAGGCGGGCCTCACGGAATCCGCCGCCAGCAAGAGCGAGACGTACCGCCTGAACGTCCCGACCGAGAAGGAGATCAGCACCACGCAGATCCGCCTCGTCGTGCCGGCCGGCGTGGCGATCAGCCGCTTCCAGGTCACGCCCGGCTTCACCCGGACCGTCACGCGGAACGCGGACGGACTGGTGACCGAGGTGGTCTGGAAGGGCCGGGTGGCGCCGATGGAGTACGCGCGGTTCTTCTTCCAGGCGAAGAACCCGGCGGCGGCCGGTGAACTGGTCTGGAAGATCTACCAGACGTACAGCGACGGCAGCGTGGTCGCGTGGGACGACGCGGACCCCGCCAGGGGCCCGGCCAGCAAAACCACCGTCAAGTAA
- a CDS encoding copper resistance CopC family protein, translating into MKKILMLLTALTLSTATAHTAVSSITPALNAVVAAPRAVQLKFSEPIELRFSTFRVMAVPAGQTIQAAAQLALAEKADSDRLASLPLSATTTAAQLNIPLKARLRSGQYVIAWKILSEDGHPVTGQSTFRVK; encoded by the coding sequence ATGAAGAAGATCCTGATGCTCCTGACTGCCCTGACGCTCTCCACGGCGACCGCGCACACGGCCGTTTCCTCCATCACGCCGGCACTGAACGCCGTGGTCGCCGCACCCAGGGCGGTGCAACTGAAGTTCAGCGAGCCCATCGAACTGCGCTTCAGTACGTTCCGGGTGATGGCGGTACCGGCTGGGCAGACCATCCAGGCAGCGGCTCAACTCGCCCTTGCGGAGAAGGCCGATTCGGACAGACTGGCCAGCCTGCCGCTGAGTGCCACCACCACGGCCGCGCAACTGAACATCCCTCTGAAAGCCAGGCTGCGGTCCGGCCAGTACGTGATCGCGTGGAAGATCCTCTCGGAAGACGGGCATCCCGTCACCGGGCAGAGCACCTTCCGCGTGAAGTGA
- a CDS encoding 3-oxoacid CoA-transferase, with protein sequence MTATAAPGGLKHVPVITAAEAAALVKSGQTLLVGGFGMTGNPVHLVHALAETDVRDLTYVANNVGEAGLSGGRLLRGGQLRKAIGSFFTSNREAVAAAQEGRLEVQLIPQGSLAEALRAGGAGIGGFYTPTAAGTVIAGDADVRMLNGREMVFVPALRGDVAFVRAWRADEAGNLQYRLTEQNFNRAMATAADLVVAEVEEIVPVGTIPPEQVHTPGLYVDYLVQATLTADALGSSADVKGSSKKVDEARMHMARRALAELRRGDVVNLGIGIPTLVADLITPEHGVNLHTENGMLGVGPAPEQGGALDYPVNAGKIPVTALPGASYFDSADSFGMIRGGHVDVAVMGGLQVDAHANLANWAVPGKPLLGVGGAMDLASGARRLIILMTHTDPDGTPKVVPECTLPLTSRGAVSMIITDRAVFEFRDGTLTLTELMPGATLDEVRAGTGAAFAEALG encoded by the coding sequence ATGACGGCCACCGCAGCCCCTGGCGGCCTGAAGCACGTCCCGGTCATCACCGCCGCCGAGGCCGCTGCGCTGGTGAAGTCCGGCCAGACGCTGCTGGTGGGCGGCTTCGGCATGACCGGCAACCCGGTGCACCTCGTGCACGCGCTGGCCGAGACGGACGTGCGGGACCTGACGTACGTGGCGAACAACGTGGGCGAGGCGGGCCTGAGTGGCGGGCGCCTGCTGCGGGGCGGGCAGCTGAGGAAGGCCATCGGGTCGTTCTTCACGAGCAACCGCGAGGCGGTGGCCGCAGCTCAGGAGGGCCGCCTGGAGGTGCAGCTCATCCCGCAGGGATCACTGGCCGAGGCCCTGCGGGCGGGCGGGGCAGGCATCGGGGGCTTCTACACGCCCACCGCCGCCGGGACCGTCATCGCCGGGGACGCGGACGTGCGCATGCTGAATGGCCGGGAGATGGTCTTCGTGCCGGCCCTGCGCGGCGACGTGGCGTTCGTGCGGGCGTGGCGGGCCGATGAGGCGGGGAACCTCCAGTACCGCCTGACCGAGCAGAACTTCAACCGCGCCATGGCGACTGCCGCCGACCTCGTGGTGGCGGAGGTCGAGGAGATCGTCCCGGTGGGCACCATCCCGCCCGAGCAGGTGCACACGCCGGGGCTGTACGTGGATTACCTCGTGCAGGCGACCCTGACCGCCGACGCGCTGGGCAGCAGCGCCGACGTGAAGGGCAGCAGCAAGAAGGTGGACGAGGCGCGGATGCACATGGCCCGCCGCGCGCTGGCGGAACTGCGGCGCGGGGACGTGGTGAACCTCGGCATCGGCATTCCCACGCTGGTCGCGGACCTGATCACCCCGGAGCACGGCGTGAACCTGCACACCGAGAACGGCATGCTGGGCGTGGGTCCCGCGCCCGAGCAGGGCGGCGCGCTGGACTACCCGGTGAACGCCGGGAAGATCCCCGTCACGGCCCTGCCCGGCGCGAGCTACTTCGACAGCGCCGATTCCTTCGGCATGATCCGGGGCGGGCACGTGGACGTCGCGGTCATGGGTGGGTTGCAGGTGGACGCGCACGCGAACCTCGCGAACTGGGCGGTGCCCGGCAAGCCGCTGCTGGGCGTGGGCGGCGCGATGGACCTCGCCAGCGGCGCCCGGCGCCTGATCATCCTGATGACCCATACCGACCCGGACGGCACGCCGAAAGTGGTCCCCGAGTGCACGCTGCCGCTCACGTCGCGCGGCGCGGTCAGCATGATCATCACCGACAGGGCCGTGTTCGAGTTCCGGGACGGGACGCTGACCCTGACCGAACTGATGCCCGGCGCCACCCTGGACGAAGTGCGGGCGGGCACGGGCGCAGCGTTCGCCGAAGCGCTGGGCTGA
- a CDS encoding cytochrome-c peroxidase, which yields MKWPITALGLLTTAAAASAALAPLPPGPPSNPTTPGKVALGRQLFFDPILSRDRTVSCASCHDPARAFTAPQAVSPGAGGRLGKRNASTLINVGDRKALTWAGASPNLEVQAMIPLQDHAELDMTPELLRGRLQADPAYDAQFRAAFGEAPSVQNLVRALAAFQRTLTSRDSPFDRYRAGDASALNEAQVRGMDLFFDRAECFHCHTGRDFTDGLAHNNAMRVFNPDIGLAERTEQEGDVGRFVTPTLRNVALTGPYLHDGSRATLRDLLETYNDGGEPNPNADPLIRPLGLTDAELDDLEAFLHALTDESVARNPAFRPEQP from the coding sequence ATGAAATGGCCCATCACTGCGCTTGGTCTGCTGACCACGGCCGCCGCCGCCAGTGCGGCCCTGGCCCCGCTGCCGCCCGGCCCACCTTCCAATCCCACCACGCCCGGCAAGGTCGCCCTGGGAAGGCAGCTGTTCTTCGATCCCATCCTCAGCCGTGACCGCACGGTGTCCTGCGCGTCCTGTCACGACCCGGCGCGGGCCTTCACCGCGCCGCAGGCCGTCAGTCCCGGCGCAGGGGGGCGCCTGGGAAAACGCAATGCCAGCACCCTGATCAACGTCGGGGACCGCAAGGCCCTGACCTGGGCGGGCGCCTCCCCCAACCTGGAGGTGCAGGCCATGATTCCCCTTCAGGATCACGCGGAACTGGACATGACGCCCGAACTGCTGCGCGGGCGGCTCCAGGCGGACCCGGCGTACGACGCGCAGTTCCGCGCCGCGTTCGGGGAGGCGCCCAGCGTGCAGAACCTCGTGCGGGCCCTCGCGGCGTTCCAGCGGACCCTGACCAGCCGCGACAGTCCCTTCGACCGCTACCGCGCGGGGGACGCCTCGGCCCTGAACGAGGCGCAGGTGCGGGGCATGGACCTGTTCTTCGACCGGGCCGAGTGCTTCCACTGCCACACCGGGCGGGACTTCACGGACGGGCTGGCGCACAACAACGCCATGCGGGTCTTCAACCCGGATATCGGTCTGGCCGAACGTACCGAACAGGAGGGCGACGTGGGCCGCTTCGTGACGCCCACCCTGCGGAACGTGGCCCTGACCGGCCCGTACCTGCACGACGGGAGTCGCGCGACCCTGCGGGACCTGCTGGAGACGTACAACGACGGCGGGGAACCCAACCCGAACGCCGACCCGCTGATCCGCCCGCTGGGCCTGACCGACGCGGAACTGGACGACCTGGAGGCATTCCTGCACGCCCTGACGGATGAGAGCGTCGCGCGCAACCCGGCGTTCCGCCCGGAGCAGCCGTGA
- a CDS encoding alginate O-acetyltransferase AlgF, with protein sequence MNRTLTTLTALTLIATPAAAQEALYAPAPPAGSAFIRVASVDASAPITLDGRAFSGKQAARTVSAYTVVKQGEHTLKLGASTLKLNVQGGTYVTLVAQGGRLRALPSEQPGGVTKARVTLYNLSDAPASLTTADGGTRLLDGVAPGTQKSLSVNAVTAALAVTDGTRVLQTFPAEALKAGASYSAFVFGSGARSAVWVAPTIK encoded by the coding sequence ATGAACCGTACCCTGACCACCCTGACCGCACTGACCCTGATCGCCACGCCCGCCGCCGCGCAGGAAGCCCTGTACGCCCCCGCACCGCCCGCCGGTTCCGCATTCATCCGCGTGGCCAGCGTGGACGCCAGCGCCCCCATCACCCTGGATGGCCGCGCGTTCAGCGGCAAGCAGGCCGCCCGGACCGTCAGCGCCTACACGGTCGTCAAGCAGGGCGAACACACCCTGAAACTGGGCGCCAGCACCCTGAAACTGAACGTGCAGGGCGGCACGTACGTCACGCTGGTCGCGCAGGGCGGCCGGCTGCGCGCCCTGCCGTCCGAGCAGCCCGGCGGGGTCACGAAGGCCCGCGTGACGCTGTACAACCTCAGCGACGCGCCCGCCAGCCTCACCACCGCCGACGGCGGCACCCGCCTGCTCGACGGTGTCGCGCCCGGCACGCAGAAATCCCTGAGCGTGAACGCCGTCACCGCCGCGCTGGCCGTGACCGACGGCACCCGCGTCCTGCAGACCTTTCCCGCCGAGGCCCTGAAAGCCGGCGCGAGCTACAGCGCCTTCGTGTTCGGCAGCGGCGCCCGCAGCGCCGTATGGGTCGCGCCCACCATCAAGTAA
- a CDS encoding rhodanese-like domain-containing protein, giving the protein MKLLPALLIPVLLGACAPGAATYTTIPVQDLRAAQQKGEYVLDVRTDAEYAGGHVPGATLLPLADLGSRINEVPRDRPVYVICRSGNRSAQASAQLVKAGYTQVYNVDGGMNAWTAAGYPTSR; this is encoded by the coding sequence ATGAAACTGCTGCCCGCACTGCTCATTCCCGTTCTGCTCGGCGCCTGCGCTCCGGGGGCCGCGACCTACACCACCATTCCCGTTCAGGACCTGCGCGCCGCGCAGCAGAAAGGCGAGTACGTCCTGGACGTGCGCACCGACGCCGAGTACGCCGGCGGGCACGTGCCCGGCGCCACGTTGCTGCCACTGGCCGACCTGGGATCACGGATCAACGAGGTACCCAGAGACCGCCCGGTGTACGTCATCTGCCGCAGCGGCAACCGCAGTGCCCAGGCCAGCGCGCAACTCGTGAAAGCCGGGTACACGCAGGTCTACAACGTGGACGGCGGCATGAATGCCTGGACCGCCGCCGGATACCCCACCAGCCGTTAA
- a CDS encoding MBOAT family O-acyltransferase: MVFSSYVFLLVFLPLFLITYALTPARARSWTILLGSLLFYAWALPSALGLLVTVIVFTYLTGGRVLASAGRARLTWLTLGVTGNLALLGYFKYANMAVSSANSVRNVLGFDEFTWTQIVLPVGLSFYIFHAISYLVDLHRGTAKAPRNIIDFAAFVSLFPHLVAGPILRFHLLADQFRERTHTPEKFARGAQRFMMGLSMKVLLADPLAPLVNAAYTAAHPSAADAWLGSVAYTLQLFFDFAGYSHMAIGLALMLGFRFPENFLDPYTATSITAFWQRWHVSLGTFLREYVYIPLGGNRRGLGRTNLNLFLTMTVGGLWHGANWTFVLWGMWNGAFLVLERVLKKKFGRPPPPAWYAVPKVMLIVILGRVLFRSENVAHAGEVYRAMAGLNGAALTPDVAITVTPERLAVMLAGVAVVYGAPLWNRRAEQRPALRSAPQYALIPVFLLAVATLAAQQYAPFLYFQF; this comes from the coding sequence TTGGTATTCAGTTCGTACGTGTTCCTGCTGGTCTTCCTTCCCCTCTTCCTGATCACCTACGCACTGACACCGGCCCGCGCCCGGTCCTGGACGATCCTGCTGGGCAGCCTGCTGTTCTACGCCTGGGCGCTGCCGTCAGCGCTGGGACTGCTGGTCACCGTGATCGTCTTCACGTACCTGACCGGCGGGCGGGTGCTGGCCAGCGCCGGACGCGCCCGCCTGACATGGCTGACGCTGGGCGTGACCGGCAACCTCGCCCTGCTGGGGTACTTCAAGTACGCGAACATGGCCGTCAGCAGCGCCAACTCCGTCCGCAACGTCCTGGGCTTCGACGAGTTCACCTGGACGCAGATCGTCCTGCCGGTCGGCCTGTCGTTCTACATCTTCCACGCGATCAGTTACCTCGTGGACCTGCACCGCGGCACGGCGAAAGCGCCGCGCAACATCATCGATTTCGCGGCGTTCGTGAGTCTGTTCCCGCACCTGGTGGCCGGACCGATCCTGCGCTTTCACCTGCTGGCCGATCAGTTCCGCGAGCGGACGCACACGCCAGAGAAATTCGCGCGCGGCGCGCAGCGCTTCATGATGGGCCTGAGCATGAAGGTCCTGCTGGCCGACCCGCTCGCGCCGCTCGTGAACGCCGCGTACACGGCCGCGCATCCCAGCGCCGCCGACGCGTGGCTGGGCAGCGTGGCCTACACCCTGCAACTGTTCTTCGATTTCGCCGGGTACAGCCACATGGCGATCGGACTGGCGCTGATGCTGGGCTTCCGCTTCCCCGAGAACTTCCTGGACCCGTACACCGCAACGTCCATCACGGCGTTCTGGCAACGCTGGCACGTGAGCCTCGGCACGTTCCTGCGGGAGTACGTGTACATCCCGCTCGGCGGGAACCGGCGCGGCCTGGGCCGCACGAACCTGAACCTGTTCCTGACCATGACGGTCGGCGGCCTGTGGCACGGCGCGAACTGGACGTTCGTGCTGTGGGGCATGTGGAACGGCGCGTTCCTGGTCCTCGAACGGGTCCTGAAGAAGAAATTCGGGCGTCCGCCGCCGCCCGCGTGGTACGCCGTGCCTAAAGTCATGCTGATCGTGATCCTGGGCCGCGTGCTGTTCCGCAGTGAGAACGTCGCGCACGCCGGTGAGGTGTACCGCGCGATGGCCGGACTGAACGGCGCGGCCCTGACGCCCGACGTGGCCATCACGGTCACACCTGAGCGGCTGGCCGTGATGCTTGCGGGCGTGGCGGTCGTGTACGGCGCGCCGCTGTGGAACCGCCGCGCCGAGCAGCGGCCGGCGCTGCGCAGCGCCCCGCAGTACGCGCTGATCCCGGTGTTCCTGCTGGCCGTGGCGACGCTGGCCGCGCAGCAGTACGCGCCGTTCCTGTACTTCCAGTTCTGA
- a CDS encoding thiolase family protein, whose product MTQLPSVHSLHDRDVVIVAAVRTPIGAIRGALSTVRPDDLAAHAIREAVARSGVPADQIEEVILGCANQAGEDNRNVARMAALLAGLPDSVAGLTVNRLCASGLSAVNTAARAIRNGDGDVYVAGGVESMTRAPLVMPKGAQAFANGNVTAYDTTLGWRFPNPAMEALFPLEAMGETAENIAQRSREGAYAGGEITREDQDAFALNSQRKTMDALNAGRFKGEIVPVQVRGRKGVTVFDTDEHPRVTRTEGGFTLATDEATLAGLKPAFRKGGSVTAGNASGLNDGAAALVLMSAAKARELGVTPLARWVGAAAAGVEARVMGLGPIPATRKLLSRTGLSVQDLDLIELNEAFAAQALACIRELELPEDRVNVNGGAIALGHPLGMSGARLIVALTHELARREGRYGLATLCVGVGQGEAAIIERVEA is encoded by the coding sequence GTGACCCAGCTTCCTTCTGTTCATTCCCTGCATGACCGTGACGTGGTGATCGTCGCGGCCGTCCGCACGCCTATCGGCGCGATCCGTGGCGCGCTGTCCACCGTCCGCCCGGATGATCTGGCCGCGCACGCCATCCGCGAGGCGGTCGCGCGCAGCGGTGTCCCCGCCGATCAGATCGAGGAGGTGATCCTCGGCTGCGCGAACCAGGCGGGCGAGGACAACCGCAACGTGGCCCGCATGGCCGCCCTCCTGGCGGGCCTGCCGGACAGCGTGGCGGGCCTGACCGTGAACCGCCTGTGCGCCAGCGGCCTGTCCGCTGTCAACACGGCGGCCCGCGCGATCCGCAACGGCGACGGGGACGTGTACGTGGCGGGCGGCGTGGAGAGCATGACCCGCGCGCCGCTCGTGATGCCCAAGGGCGCGCAGGCCTTCGCGAACGGCAACGTCACCGCGTATGACACGACGCTGGGCTGGCGCTTCCCGAACCCCGCCATGGAGGCGCTGTTCCCGCTGGAGGCGATGGGGGAGACCGCCGAGAACATCGCGCAGCGCAGCCGCGAGGGCGCGTATGCCGGTGGTGAGATCACCCGCGAGGATCAGGACGCCTTCGCACTGAACAGTCAGCGCAAGACGATGGACGCCCTGAACGCCGGACGCTTCAAGGGCGAGATCGTGCCCGTGCAGGTCAGGGGCCGTAAGGGCGTCACGGTGTTCGACACCGACGAGCACCCCCGCGTGACCCGCACCGAGGGCGGGTTCACCCTCGCGACCGACGAGGCGACCCTGGCAGGCCTGAAACCCGCCTTCCGCAAGGGCGGCAGCGTGACCGCCGGGAACGCCAGTGGCCTGAACGACGGCGCGGCCGCGCTGGTCCTGATGAGCGCCGCGAAGGCCCGCGAGCTGGGCGTCACGCCGCTGGCCCGCTGGGTGGGCGCGGCGGCGGCGGGTGTGGAGGCCCGCGTGATGGGTCTGGGGCCCATCCCCGCCACCCGCAAGCTGCTCTCCCGCACCGGCCTGAGCGTGCAGGACCTGGACCTGATCGAACTGAACGAGGCCTTCGCCGCGCAGGCCCTGGCCTGCATCCGCGAACTGGAATTGCCCGAGGACCGGGTGAACGTGAACGGCGGCGCCATCGCGCTGGGGCACCCGCTGGGCATGAGCGGCGCGCGGCTGATCGTGGCGCTGACGCACGAACTGGCCCGCCGCGAGGGCCGTTACGGACTGGCGACGCTGTGCGTGGGCGTCGGACAGGGCGAGGCCGCGATTATCGAAAGGGTTGAGGCATGA
- a CDS encoding vWA domain-containing protein — protein sequence MRRTTLMILPALLLSACGGPSGPPSPSEPVAATSGTINGTRVLAQGTYQFSFTPKDGETVTGSAQIAKAEVRNLSQGKANVKVCGNVKTNGDLTATLTLDATGSMSWNDPDERRRQAGHAFAKRMRKQDMGAVLSFDSTTQPSAGLRASYLWQDFTGNQGQMTSAVNHATFVGGNTPLYDAIMDASDLLKATGKTNTRILILTDGEDNASVTTTAQAIEYANQNRTPVYIVGLDVTGKVDFTVAEDIASQTGGLFQQTNDPSELTGMFDKLFNSAEAEGCLELNFTETPPAGTVVTGELAITLKDNGKKDSTVVTPFTVTVR from the coding sequence ATGCGCCGAACGACCCTGATGATCCTGCCTGCCCTGCTCCTGAGCGCCTGCGGTGGCCCCTCGGGCCCACCGAGTCCCTCCGAACCGGTCGCCGCCACGTCCGGCACCATCAACGGTACCCGCGTGCTCGCGCAGGGCACCTACCAGTTCAGTTTCACACCCAAGGACGGCGAGACCGTCACCGGCAGCGCCCAGATCGCGAAAGCCGAGGTCCGCAACCTCAGCCAGGGCAAAGCCAACGTTAAGGTCTGCGGGAACGTGAAAACCAACGGCGACCTGACCGCCACCCTGACCCTCGACGCCACCGGCAGCATGTCCTGGAACGACCCGGACGAACGCCGCCGCCAGGCCGGACACGCCTTCGCCAAACGCATGCGCAAGCAGGACATGGGCGCCGTGCTGTCCTTCGACTCCACCACCCAGCCCAGCGCGGGCCTGCGCGCCTCGTACCTGTGGCAGGACTTCACAGGCAACCAGGGCCAGATGACCTCCGCCGTGAACCACGCGACCTTCGTGGGAGGCAACACGCCCCTGTACGACGCGATCATGGACGCCAGCGACCTGCTGAAAGCCACCGGCAAGACCAACACCCGCATCCTGATCCTGACCGACGGGGAAGACAACGCCAGCGTGACCACCACCGCTCAGGCCATCGAGTACGCCAACCAGAACCGCACGCCCGTGTACATCGTGGGACTGGACGTGACCGGCAAGGTGGACTTCACGGTCGCCGAGGACATCGCCTCGCAGACCGGCGGGCTGTTCCAGCAGACCAACGACCCCAGCGAACTGACGGGCATGTTCGACAAACTCTTCAACAGCGCCGAGGCCGAAGGCTGCCTGGAACTGAACTTCACCGAAACCCCGCCCGCCGGAACGGTCGTGACCGGCGAACTGGCCATCACCCTCAAGGACAACGGCAAGAAGGACAGCACTGTCGTCACACCCTTCACCGTCACCGTCCGCTGA